The following proteins come from a genomic window of Pyxidicoccus sp. MSG2:
- a CDS encoding helix-turn-helix domain-containing protein, with protein MVTVAREARGLTQSELAKRLEISQGLLSKVEAGLSPINPALLQGLSRELGYPMEFFVQADPVYGPSTSEFFHRKKSSTPAKLLSQLHAQINIRRIHADRLLRSADPEECRIPRYDPDDFNGSAAEVARAVRAAFQLPRGPVKNVVDVIEDAGGIVFRWRFPTRQVDAVSWWVPGLPPIFVVNADIPADRARYTLCHELGHVVMHQTLRPGMEDEADVFAAEFLMPALDIAPYLQGLDSLQKLTTLKPYWKVSLQALLKRAADLNFIPEGRSRYLWIQLTKAGYRIREPPELDFPHEQPTAISELFELHRDELNYSVEQLSKLLTMYPEDLQQEYGVKPSPDERVQLRRVK; from the coding sequence ATGGTGACCGTCGCCCGCGAGGCGCGAGGACTCACCCAGAGCGAGTTGGCGAAGAGGCTGGAGATCTCCCAAGGGCTCCTTTCCAAGGTCGAAGCCGGGCTCAGTCCCATCAACCCGGCGTTGTTGCAGGGACTCTCGCGGGAACTCGGCTACCCGATGGAGTTCTTCGTCCAAGCTGACCCGGTCTACGGACCGAGCACGAGTGAGTTCTTTCACCGCAAGAAGTCCAGCACGCCAGCCAAGCTGCTCTCGCAACTCCACGCTCAAATCAACATTCGCCGCATTCATGCCGACCGCCTTCTAAGGTCCGCGGACCCTGAGGAGTGCCGCATCCCGCGCTATGACCCCGACGACTTCAATGGGTCGGCGGCGGAGGTGGCGCGTGCGGTCCGGGCCGCATTTCAGCTTCCACGTGGGCCGGTGAAGAACGTCGTCGACGTCATCGAAGATGCGGGAGGCATCGTCTTCCGATGGCGATTCCCTACCCGACAGGTCGACGCGGTGAGCTGGTGGGTACCTGGGTTGCCGCCCATCTTCGTCGTCAACGCGGACATACCTGCGGACAGGGCCCGTTACACCCTGTGCCACGAGCTTGGGCACGTTGTGATGCACCAGACGCTGCGTCCTGGGATGGAGGACGAAGCAGATGTGTTCGCCGCCGAGTTCCTCATGCCGGCGCTCGATATCGCGCCGTACCTGCAAGGTCTCGACTCACTCCAGAAGCTCACCACCCTCAAGCCGTACTGGAAGGTCTCGCTGCAGGCCCTTTTGAAGAGGGCCGCTGACTTGAACTTCATTCCAGAGGGCAGGTCGCGTTACCTCTGGATCCAACTCACAAAAGCTGGGTACCGCATTCGGGAACCTCCGGAACTCGACTTCCCGCACGAGCAACCGACGGCCATTTCAGAACTCTTCGAACTGCATCGCGATGAGCTGAACTACAGCGTGGAGCAGTTGAGCAAGCTGCTCACCATGTACCCCGAGGATCTTCAGCAGGAGTACGGCGTGAAGCCCTCACCGGATGAGCGGGTACAACTGCGACGTGTGAAGTAG
- a CDS encoding helix-turn-helix domain-containing protein, which translates to MGPRAERKRRPERAEQYESDAYRELQRRLAAAVRRLREEKGWTQEEAAHQCGMTTRLYQRVEGEEVNLTFTSLARLCDGFGVDVTRLLRPPKRP; encoded by the coding sequence ATGGGGCCCCGCGCCGAGAGAAAACGCCGGCCTGAGCGGGCTGAGCAGTACGAGTCGGACGCGTACCGCGAGTTGCAGCGGCGCCTGGCAGCCGCCGTGCGGCGCCTCCGCGAAGAGAAGGGCTGGACGCAGGAAGAGGCAGCCCACCAGTGCGGAATGACGACGCGCCTCTACCAGCGCGTGGAGGGAGAGGAGGTCAACCTCACCTTCACTTCGTTGGCCCGGCTATGCGACGGCTTTGGGGTGGACGTGACTCGTCTACTCAGGCCGCCCAAACGCCCTTAG
- a CDS encoding OB-fold protein, with protein MALAKCGKCGSELAPQATACAQCGTPVSKPGLSTNKILLIVFGSLGMCCFGTCALGTVGSMVNQSGGSPPAASSTSSASASARWVEISTLLDEYRDNEVRADSSFKGTWIQTTGYVDDVKKDFLSSIYVTLGTGRQFEIPQVQCFFADSEAKKAAALSKGARVTVRGRVEGLMMNVLVKRCEFVGL; from the coding sequence ATGGCACTGGCGAAGTGCGGGAAGTGCGGCAGCGAGCTGGCTCCGCAGGCGACGGCGTGCGCGCAATGCGGGACTCCGGTGTCCAAGCCGGGCCTGTCGACGAACAAGATTCTCCTCATCGTCTTCGGGAGCCTCGGCATGTGCTGCTTCGGCACCTGCGCCCTCGGTACTGTGGGCTCGATGGTGAACCAGAGCGGGGGGAGTCCGCCCGCCGCGAGTTCCACCTCGAGCGCCTCGGCATCAGCGAGGTGGGTGGAGATCAGCACCCTGCTGGACGAGTACCGCGACAACGAGGTGCGCGCCGACTCCAGCTTCAAGGGCACGTGGATCCAGACCACGGGCTACGTCGACGACGTGAAGAAGGATTTCCTCAGTTCCATCTACGTCACCCTCGGCACTGGGCGGCAGTTCGAGATTCCGCAGGTGCAGTGCTTCTTCGCGGACTCAGAGGCGAAGAAGGCGGCGGCTCTTTCCAAGGGGGCGCGAGTCACTGTCCGCGGGCGCGTCGAGGGCCTGATGATGAACGTGCTGGTGAAGCGCTGCGAGTTCGTGGGCCTCTAG
- a CDS encoding DUF2381 family protein, producing MLDSRYRFPLLAVLLASAAAAQPQPGSERKLRQRTITLPAKADEAAIRVARGALTTLTFDSALAAKGVQLEGRETHFERVDEDQRLVSFKPRVDLAPGERLLLTVRFGDGAAPQEATFELVAADEAVDASVEVVRRARSAEALQAELRELKAKYEALQDRSGEGGPEGMVLSGWLTQDIRARRFDARVAANNASGLKVEYGVGYRTGKWALVEVRLRSLPGTRRWALGEVKLTSARGAPVKVLSVHMDRPQLSPGEEGLLLVRTEAPWWERDEELLLELKDREGGRPLPLSGVVF from the coding sequence GTGCTCGACTCTCGGTACCGGTTTCCGCTGCTAGCGGTGCTCCTGGCGAGCGCCGCAGCCGCCCAGCCGCAGCCTGGCAGCGAGCGCAAGTTGCGCCAGCGGACCATCACCCTCCCCGCCAAGGCGGATGAGGCCGCTATACGAGTAGCTCGAGGGGCTCTCACCACCCTCACCTTCGACTCTGCGCTGGCGGCCAAGGGCGTGCAGCTTGAGGGGAGAGAGACGCACTTCGAGCGGGTGGACGAGGACCAGCGGCTCGTTTCGTTCAAGCCCAGGGTGGATCTAGCGCCAGGCGAGCGGCTGCTGCTCACCGTGCGCTTCGGGGATGGTGCGGCCCCGCAGGAGGCAACCTTCGAACTCGTTGCCGCGGATGAGGCGGTGGACGCGTCCGTGGAGGTGGTGCGCCGCGCACGCTCAGCGGAGGCCCTCCAGGCGGAGCTGCGGGAGTTGAAGGCGAAGTACGAAGCGCTGCAGGACCGGAGTGGCGAGGGCGGCCCCGAGGGCATGGTGCTCTCCGGGTGGCTCACGCAGGACATCCGCGCCAGACGATTCGACGCGCGGGTGGCGGCAAACAACGCCAGCGGCCTCAAGGTGGAGTACGGCGTGGGCTACCGCACGGGCAAATGGGCGCTGGTGGAGGTTCGGCTGCGCAGCCTGCCTGGCACTCGACGATGGGCGCTGGGCGAGGTGAAGCTGACGTCCGCTCGCGGAGCGCCCGTGAAGGTGCTCTCGGTGCACATGGATAGGCCCCAGCTCTCCCCGGGCGAGGAGGGCCTCTTGCTGGTGCGCACCGAGGCGCCCTGGTGGGAGCGGGACGAGGAACTCCTCCTGGAGCTGAAGGACAGGGAGGGCGGCCGTCCGCTGCCCTTGAGCGGAGTGGTTTTCTGA
- a CDS encoding serine/threonine protein kinase, with protein sequence MATTPIHPDQLVPGSRVGPWRVLASLGAGGFGRAFQVEREEQPGRTYTMKVALRPANPHALEEEDVEGRMSREVAIHMAYDTGLKIHAVDHWPILSGFLYFVTDYVEGETFHEWRWRTQPSAARLLTVFTEVVRQVGVLHRRGMCHRDLKADNVLIRKADETPLVMDYGVARMPGMATVTVGVPPTSPYLLPPECVDFLGQETWRQGARFDPGVPGDLYALGMLLFEALTDGYAFHPKLPYDLLMAAIVTRVPAAPYMLNPKAPRALSDIAMRLLEKRPEARYPSVDALLQALWEAAKERKQPEWQVSLALPPPDDQSASAGVSGQSDDADPPPRPFGEEAPAAVALEAPLEPAGVDLHAPAPERADGAPVPVRPQRRRWLWALRAVLVLFLALWLGLSTLAPTPEKGSPHVPTATPEAPLADALRSGPATFLAAALCAVAGMACPAAQVRPEPAECPDEAREAMFRVLGVDTTKGLKAVVDINQPGDQSQLGTYSNGKVVGRVAGYSWADPALPDGTLLYGQLWTGLVDEYGRPAAMARYSEAKLPDGRTFPVCIVLGNPDGRVRTQPGSSGDAAVLPRELPVSAVERWP encoded by the coding sequence ATGGCGACAACCCCTATTCATCCCGACCAGCTCGTTCCTGGTAGCCGCGTGGGCCCCTGGCGCGTGCTGGCATCTCTGGGCGCCGGCGGCTTCGGGCGTGCCTTCCAGGTGGAGCGAGAGGAGCAGCCCGGACGGACGTACACGATGAAGGTGGCCCTGCGGCCCGCCAATCCTCACGCCCTTGAAGAAGAGGACGTGGAGGGGCGCATGTCGCGCGAGGTGGCCATCCACATGGCCTACGACACGGGGTTGAAGATCCATGCCGTGGACCACTGGCCCATCCTCAGTGGCTTCCTCTACTTCGTCACCGACTACGTCGAGGGAGAGACGTTCCACGAGTGGCGCTGGCGCACCCAACCCTCCGCAGCGCGCCTGCTCACCGTCTTCACCGAGGTGGTCCGCCAGGTGGGGGTTCTGCACCGGCGCGGCATGTGCCACCGCGACTTGAAGGCCGACAACGTCCTCATCCGGAAGGCGGACGAAACGCCGCTCGTCATGGACTACGGCGTGGCGCGAATGCCGGGCATGGCGACGGTGACGGTAGGAGTGCCGCCAACGTCGCCGTACCTGTTGCCGCCCGAGTGCGTGGACTTCCTGGGCCAGGAGACGTGGCGGCAGGGAGCTCGCTTCGACCCTGGCGTGCCCGGAGACCTCTACGCACTGGGCATGCTGCTCTTCGAGGCACTCACGGACGGCTACGCCTTCCACCCGAAGCTGCCGTACGACCTACTGATGGCGGCCATCGTGACGCGGGTGCCGGCCGCGCCGTACATGCTCAATCCGAAGGCCCCCCGCGCGTTGAGCGACATCGCCATGCGGTTGCTGGAGAAGCGGCCCGAGGCGCGTTACCCCAGCGTCGACGCGCTGCTACAGGCCCTCTGGGAGGCGGCCAAGGAGCGGAAGCAGCCCGAGTGGCAGGTGTCCCTGGCGTTGCCGCCTCCTGACGACCAGTCCGCGTCAGCTGGAGTGAGCGGACAAAGTGACGACGCGGATCCACCCCCGCGCCCTTTTGGTGAGGAAGCGCCAGCGGCCGTCGCGTTGGAGGCTCCTTTGGAGCCGGCGGGGGTGGATCTGCACGCGCCAGCTCCCGAAAGGGCTGATGGCGCTCCTGTCCCCGTTCGCCCGCAGAGGCGCCGATGGCTGTGGGCGTTGCGCGCCGTGCTCGTGCTTTTTCTGGCCCTGTGGCTGGGGCTGAGCACACTTGCGCCTACACCGGAGAAAGGAAGCCCGCACGTGCCCACCGCCACGCCCGAAGCCCCTCTTGCTGATGCCCTGCGCTCGGGGCCCGCCACGTTCCTGGCTGCCGCGCTCTGCGCTGTCGCGGGCATGGCCTGCCCTGCGGCCCAGGTGAGGCCAGAGCCTGCCGAGTGCCCGGACGAGGCTCGGGAGGCCATGTTCCGCGTCCTGGGCGTAGACACCACGAAGGGGTTGAAGGCGGTCGTCGACATCAACCAGCCCGGAGACCAGAGTCAGCTCGGCACGTACAGCAACGGGAAGGTGGTGGGCCGCGTTGCTGGCTACTCCTGGGCGGACCCAGCGCTACCGGACGGAACCCTGCTGTACGGCCAGCTCTGGACGGGGCTCGTCGATGAGTACGGTCGGCCGGCCGCGATGGCCCGGTACTCCGAGGCGAAGCTGCCGGACGGGCGTACCTTCCCGGTGTGCATCGTGCTCGGAAATCCGGACGGCCGTGTCCGGACGCAGCCAGGCTCCAGTGGGGATGCCGCCGTGCTGCCGCGGGAACTGCCGGTAAGCGCCGTGGAGCGGTGGCCCTGA
- a CDS encoding HAD-IA family hydrolase has translation MAKPAFLFDLDMTLLDTSALQDARKQQKWQFVAANLHLAKPYSFPNGPTVHEVPGQLKAMGHPVGIVTSSPRPYAKALLKRFQVPYDALVAGTEVPAKPNPDPIQKALKDLKVKPANAYYVGDAYEDFEASYRAGVRSIGAGWNPEMADLWKTAPDIWLHYPRPLLDPSTLHTRGYLAEVIAAGHSATIHPGSVLQCGAPDRVALGRYFSSKDPRHAEDRLTQLILTLKEDDAPAKLFGRALASYLKFGTNTQFSHVTCVPPKPGKPRIRFAATLQQMNTYGKAHYSRTENIVPDGLRTTKNVEGYKQANYDLREALINDAFASKIPSWANGNVLLLDDVLTSGATSGECARVLKASRAGNVHIVCLGADQNPFVTHPCPECLMGSLKRRTSVYGVFWSCSRYKKDGSGCRYKQNFAPQ, from the coding sequence GTGGCGAAGCCTGCATTTCTTTTCGACCTGGACATGACGCTGCTGGACACGTCCGCGTTGCAGGACGCGCGGAAGCAGCAGAAGTGGCAGTTTGTCGCGGCCAACCTCCATCTGGCGAAGCCGTATTCGTTCCCCAATGGACCTACCGTCCACGAGGTGCCTGGCCAGCTGAAGGCCATGGGACACCCTGTGGGCATCGTCACCTCGTCACCGCGCCCGTACGCGAAGGCCCTACTCAAGCGCTTCCAGGTGCCGTACGACGCCCTGGTGGCGGGCACAGAGGTCCCGGCAAAGCCCAATCCGGACCCCATCCAGAAGGCTCTGAAGGACCTGAAGGTGAAGCCTGCCAACGCTTACTACGTAGGGGATGCCTACGAGGACTTCGAGGCCAGTTACCGCGCGGGCGTCCGCTCTATCGGAGCTGGCTGGAACCCCGAGATGGCCGACCTCTGGAAGACGGCCCCGGACATCTGGCTGCACTACCCACGTCCCTTGTTGGACCCTAGTACGCTCCACACGCGCGGCTACTTAGCCGAGGTAATTGCAGCCGGACATAGCGCCACCATCCATCCGGGCAGCGTCTTGCAGTGTGGAGCACCGGACCGGGTTGCCCTTGGGCGCTACTTTTCGTCGAAGGACCCGCGGCACGCGGAGGATCGCCTCACCCAGCTCATCCTGACGCTGAAGGAAGATGACGCCCCGGCCAAGCTTTTCGGCCGCGCCCTGGCCAGCTACCTCAAGTTCGGGACGAATACGCAGTTCAGCCATGTGACGTGCGTACCGCCCAAGCCGGGTAAGCCGCGCATCCGGTTTGCGGCCACGCTGCAGCAGATGAATACCTACGGCAAAGCCCACTACTCGCGCACCGAGAACATAGTTCCGGATGGATTGAGGACCACGAAGAACGTGGAGGGCTACAAGCAGGCGAACTACGACTTGAGGGAGGCCCTCATCAACGATGCCTTCGCATCGAAGATACCCTCGTGGGCTAACGGCAACGTCCTCTTGTTGGATGACGTCCTGACTTCTGGCGCGACCAGTGGCGAGTGCGCTCGCGTGCTGAAAGCTAGCCGCGCGGGCAACGTCCACATCGTATGCCTGGGCGCCGACCAGAACCCTTTCGTGACGCACCCCTGCCCAGAGTGCCTCATGGGCTCGCTCAAGCGCCGCACGAGTGTCTATGGAGTCTTCTGGTCCTGCTCACGTTATAAGAAGGACGGAAGCGGCTGCCGCTACAAGCAGAACTTCGCACCCCAGTAG
- a CDS encoding DNA-processing protein DprA has product MLSFADPEYPLFLKAIPDRPSVLYVKGTLPPDHRTIACIGTREPSTFGTEVTKRITGFLASRGWSIVSGLALGVDALAHQAALDASGHTVAILANGLDAVYPKKNAQLAEQILARGGAWVSEQPFGAPAVPRNLVQRDRLQSGMSVGIIVMQTDIEGGSMHTVRFCLTQGRQLWAPLPPPGVHAAEPKSQGILALCQKPGRELARIFSHESEYADLLERSFATRPPARAIEGRQDYEVLLSQLEEAGQALKGRLLQSEA; this is encoded by the coding sequence GTGCTCTCGTTTGCTGACCCGGAGTACCCGCTCTTCCTGAAGGCCATCCCGGACAGGCCGTCCGTCCTCTACGTGAAGGGGACCCTTCCTCCGGACCACCGCACCATCGCGTGCATCGGCACTCGCGAGCCCTCCACGTTCGGCACGGAGGTGACGAAGCGCATTACCGGGTTCCTGGCCTCGCGTGGCTGGAGCATCGTCAGCGGGTTGGCCCTGGGCGTGGACGCCCTGGCGCACCAAGCCGCCCTTGATGCTTCGGGCCACACGGTCGCCATCCTCGCGAACGGGCTGGACGCGGTTTACCCGAAGAAGAACGCGCAGCTCGCCGAGCAAATCCTTGCCCGCGGTGGGGCGTGGGTGAGTGAGCAGCCCTTCGGAGCACCCGCTGTTCCGCGCAACCTGGTCCAGCGTGACAGGCTGCAGAGCGGCATGTCCGTCGGCATCATCGTCATGCAGACGGACATCGAGGGTGGATCCATGCACACCGTCCGCTTCTGCCTCACGCAGGGACGACAGCTCTGGGCCCCGCTACCGCCTCCTGGCGTCCATGCAGCGGAGCCGAAGAGCCAGGGGATTCTGGCGCTCTGCCAGAAGCCAGGGCGCGAGCTGGCCCGCATCTTCTCGCACGAGTCCGAGTACGCGGACCTCCTTGAGCGCAGCTTCGCCACGCGGCCTCCAGCGCGGGCCATTGAGGGCCGGCAGGACTACGAGGTTCTCCTCTCGCAGCTTGAGGAAGCAGGCCAAGCTCTGAAGGGGCGGTTGTTGCAGTCAGAAGCCTAG
- a CDS encoding transposase: MPREKSIAERFEAYVEAVGARLHKPNLRFLRDALFGLLENRSTLLSEIGRALNEPRRLIHTEKRLSRGLASRRYNDDAVEAEYLKLVAPTLRDERFPRPTIAVDVTDITKPKARKMPYLAGVRDGSTGQLGLGYNLICLEAVGARGRRLPLMTRLFSSTSPEYTSNNASIMAAIRATIPYVPKDAFWAFDSGFDGRTFFERFNELGLRYAIRLTLQGKRKLFTPVGAMTPSALVEKCPPTHRHRTRKQGRSSSTELKIGWVSDVYTQYYRPDGNTVLNKSETTRYSVVFASGHGLLGKEPLAILTNEDVRTAEDAGRIVDIYLERWGVEEANRFAKQGFDLENLRALTWTGVKRMAQLVYLAYGFLAQLVHGPREQTERIAATFKAFGPVPTYLYYRLLEGIGRLLRRTMDGGP, encoded by the coding sequence GTGCCTCGGGAGAAGTCCATTGCCGAGCGCTTCGAGGCGTACGTGGAAGCGGTGGGTGCGCGGCTGCACAAGCCCAACCTCCGCTTTCTGCGGGACGCCCTCTTCGGCCTCCTGGAAAACAGGAGCACGCTCCTCTCGGAAATCGGCCGCGCGCTGAATGAGCCGCGCCGCCTCATCCACACCGAGAAGCGCCTCTCTCGGGGCCTCGCCTCCCGGCGCTACAACGACGACGCAGTGGAGGCCGAGTACCTGAAGCTGGTGGCACCGACCCTCCGGGACGAGCGCTTCCCGAGGCCCACCATCGCCGTGGACGTGACGGACATCACCAAGCCGAAGGCGCGGAAGATGCCCTACCTGGCCGGAGTGCGCGACGGCAGCACCGGGCAGCTCGGGCTTGGCTACAACCTCATCTGCCTGGAGGCCGTCGGAGCTCGAGGCCGTCGCCTTCCCTTGATGACCCGGCTCTTCTCGAGCACGTCCCCTGAGTACACGAGCAACAACGCCTCCATCATGGCCGCGATACGGGCCACGATTCCGTACGTCCCCAAGGACGCCTTCTGGGCCTTCGACTCGGGCTTCGACGGACGGACCTTCTTCGAGCGCTTCAACGAGTTGGGCCTGCGGTACGCGATTCGACTCACCCTTCAGGGCAAGCGGAAGCTCTTCACGCCGGTGGGCGCGATGACGCCCAGCGCGTTGGTGGAGAAGTGCCCTCCGACGCACCGACACCGCACGCGGAAACAAGGCCGCTCGTCTTCGACCGAGCTGAAAATTGGCTGGGTGTCGGACGTCTACACCCAGTACTACCGGCCCGACGGCAACACCGTCCTCAACAAGTCGGAGACGACGCGCTACTCGGTGGTGTTCGCCAGCGGCCACGGACTGCTCGGCAAGGAGCCGCTGGCCATTCTCACCAACGAGGACGTGCGCACCGCAGAGGACGCGGGGCGCATCGTCGACATCTACCTCGAGCGGTGGGGCGTCGAGGAAGCCAACCGCTTCGCGAAGCAGGGCTTCGATTTAGAGAACCTCCGGGCCCTGACGTGGACGGGGGTGAAGCGGATGGCGCAGCTCGTCTACCTAGCTTACGGCTTCCTCGCGCAGTTGGTGCACGGGCCGCGGGAGCAGACGGAGCGCATCGCCGCCACCTTCAAGGCATTCGGCCCGGTGCCCACGTACCTCTACTACCGGCTCCTCGAGGGCATCGGCCGACTTCTCCGCCGCACCATGGACGGCGGCCCCTGA
- the rpmH gene encoding 50S ribosomal protein L34, translating into MSKRTYQPSKVRRNRAHGFRKRNATKGGRDVLKRRRAKGRKRLVVSAAKK; encoded by the coding sequence GTGTCCAAGCGCACGTACCAGCCGTCGAAGGTCCGCCGCAATCGCGCCCACGGGTTCCGCAAGCGGAACGCCACCAAGGGCGGCCGTGACGTCCTCAAGCGCCGCCGCGCCAAGGGCCGTAAGCGGCTCGTCGTTTCCGCCGCGAAGAAGTAA
- the rnpA gene encoding ribonuclease P protein component, producing MRAEGATPGQSGPADQRFPKALRLLQRREFLEVQEGGQKVPSDCLLALIKRNGRTYSRVGLTVSSKVGNAVVRARLRRVLRELYRKRRTQWPSGLDVVLVVRSSGKDASFPELSRAFDGVTRKLQRLAPAAETKPKEPPR from the coding sequence GTGAGGGCCGAGGGTGCGACGCCGGGCCAGTCTGGCCCGGCAGACCAGCGCTTCCCCAAGGCCCTGCGCCTGCTTCAGCGGCGCGAATTCCTGGAGGTTCAGGAAGGCGGGCAGAAGGTTCCTTCCGACTGCCTCCTGGCCCTCATCAAGCGCAATGGCCGGACGTACTCCCGTGTTGGCCTCACCGTGTCGAGCAAGGTGGGCAACGCGGTGGTACGGGCGCGCTTGAGGCGCGTGCTGCGCGAGCTGTACCGCAAGCGCCGCACGCAATGGCCCTCGGGCCTGGACGTGGTGCTGGTGGTGCGCTCGTCCGGAAAGGACGCGTCCTTCCCGGAGCTGTCGCGTGCCTTCGACGGTGTCACCCGTAAGCTGCAGCGGCTCGCGCCGGCCGCAGAGACGAAGCCGAAGGAGCCTCCCAGATGA
- the yidD gene encoding membrane protein insertion efficiency factor YidD has protein sequence MSPLAFVISLPIRFYRKFLGPLLPKVCRFHPSCSTYAMEALEKHGGFKGSWLTAWRLMRCQPFHPGGIDPVP, from the coding sequence ATGAGCCCGCTCGCCTTCGTCATCTCCCTGCCCATCCGCTTCTACCGGAAGTTCCTCGGCCCCCTCCTGCCGAAGGTCTGCCGGTTCCACCCGTCATGCTCCACCTACGCCATGGAAGCGCTGGAGAAGCACGGCGGTTTCAAGGGCTCCTGGCTCACCGCGTGGCGGCTCATGCGCTGCCAGCCCTTCCACCCCGGCGGCATCGACCCGGTGCCGTGA
- the yidC gene encoding membrane protein insertase YidC: protein MNDPLSPQSNDSQKRLLAALALSFVATAFYTFFLAPKPAPEAAMGADAGVVVAAPADAGTAPVAAVPAPGDGSGTPVAASDVPALPERKVDVARQEVHYGFSSEGGGLTAAVLQGSKMREQQSLTIEQGFQKLIGKEIPPPPQMNVAQPVPGQPLPLSVSIAGNSPLPAGLRYAVTEGAGGNANGLTFTGRQGPWEVVKTLQWPTQGFELVYAVQVRNTSGQAQNGELQLHYSRAVDPNFEHAPSFFGGVGNLSRAACFVDEKLHKMSPGDDKPKEEDTKGELHFFGIDQQYFVSALYPLDGPRAGHCTLNASPTAREVTASFPLSVAAGETVTLRFGGYLGPKDPDLLAVVPGPALRQAASLGDTAFHPKLEDTVDFGIWAVICKLLLAIMKFFHGITGNWGVAIILLTVVVKLVLLPLTYRSMVSMEEVKKLQPRMEEIRKKHADNREQQNLEIMKLYQEAKVNPLGGCLPLLIQMPVWIALFTALRNSFDIYGEPFIGPIWRDLTYKDPTYLLPLALGVSMVITQKMQPQMMDAAQAKMMTWFMPIIFTATLLQYPAGLSLYIFTNNLLSIAQQYGLRKWLDRNKSNMGGGTPAVVTAGGRRK, encoded by the coding sequence ATGAACGATCCGCTCTCGCCCCAGTCGAACGATTCGCAGAAGCGACTGCTGGCCGCTTTGGCCCTCTCGTTCGTGGCCACCGCCTTCTACACCTTCTTCCTCGCCCCCAAGCCGGCTCCTGAAGCGGCCATGGGCGCGGACGCGGGTGTGGTGGTCGCCGCCCCCGCTGATGCCGGCACCGCCCCCGTCGCCGCGGTCCCCGCGCCCGGTGACGGCAGCGGCACCCCCGTCGCCGCCAGTGACGTCCCGGCGCTCCCCGAGCGCAAGGTGGACGTGGCCCGCCAGGAGGTCCACTACGGCTTCTCCTCGGAGGGCGGCGGCCTCACCGCGGCCGTGCTCCAGGGCTCGAAGATGCGTGAGCAGCAGTCGCTCACCATCGAGCAGGGCTTCCAGAAGCTCATCGGCAAGGAGATTCCCCCGCCGCCGCAGATGAACGTGGCGCAGCCGGTGCCGGGCCAGCCGCTGCCGCTGTCCGTGTCCATCGCGGGCAATAGCCCCCTGCCCGCGGGCCTGCGCTACGCGGTGACGGAGGGTGCCGGCGGCAACGCCAACGGCCTCACCTTCACCGGCCGCCAGGGCCCGTGGGAGGTGGTGAAGACGCTCCAGTGGCCCACCCAGGGCTTCGAGCTGGTGTACGCCGTGCAGGTCCGCAACACCTCCGGCCAGGCGCAGAACGGCGAGCTGCAGCTGCACTACAGCCGCGCGGTGGACCCCAACTTCGAGCACGCGCCGTCCTTCTTCGGCGGCGTGGGCAACCTGAGCCGCGCGGCCTGCTTCGTGGACGAGAAGCTCCACAAGATGAGCCCGGGCGACGACAAGCCCAAGGAAGAGGACACCAAGGGCGAGCTGCACTTCTTCGGCATCGACCAGCAGTACTTCGTGTCCGCGCTCTACCCGCTGGACGGGCCGCGCGCCGGGCACTGCACGCTCAACGCGTCGCCCACCGCGCGCGAGGTGACGGCGTCCTTCCCGCTCAGCGTGGCCGCGGGTGAGACGGTGACGCTGCGCTTCGGCGGCTACCTGGGCCCCAAGGACCCGGACCTGCTCGCCGTGGTGCCCGGCCCCGCGCTGCGCCAGGCCGCCTCGCTGGGTGACACCGCGTTCCATCCCAAGCTGGAGGACACGGTCGACTTCGGCATCTGGGCCGTCATCTGCAAGCTGCTGCTGGCCATCATGAAGTTCTTCCACGGCATCACCGGCAACTGGGGCGTGGCCATCATCCTGCTCACCGTGGTGGTGAAGCTGGTGCTGCTGCCGCTCACCTACCGCTCCATGGTCAGCATGGAAGAGGTGAAGAAGCTCCAGCCGCGCATGGAGGAGATTCGCAAGAAGCACGCGGACAACCGTGAGCAGCAGAACCTGGAAATCATGAAGCTGTACCAGGAGGCGAAGGTGAACCCGCTGGGCGGGTGCCTGCCGCTGCTCATCCAGATGCCGGTGTGGATTGCGCTCTTCACGGCGCTGCGCAACAGCTTCGACATCTACGGCGAGCCCTTCATCGGGCCCATCTGGCGCGACCTGACGTACAAGGACCCCACGTACCTGCTGCCGCTGGCGCTGGGCGTGTCCATGGTCATCACCCAGAAGATGCAGCCGCAGATGATGGATGCGGCCCAGGCGAAGATGATGACCTGGTTCATGCCCATCATCTTCACGGCCACGCTGCTCCAGTATCCGGCCGGTCTGTCGCTCTACATCTTCACCAACAACCTGCTGTCGATTGCCCAGCAGTACGGCCTGCGCAAGTGGCTGGACCGGAACAAGTCGAACATGGGCGGCGGGACGCCGGCGGTGGTGACGGCGGGAGGCAGACGCAAGTGA